The Devosia sp. SD17-2 genome includes a region encoding these proteins:
- a CDS encoding DUF1192 domain-containing protein codes for MIEEENRKAPTAHEVGMALDALSVGELEQRITLLEGEIVRLKAAIDARGHTRKAAEAAFKF; via the coding sequence ATGATCGAGGAAGAGAACCGCAAGGCTCCGACAGCCCATGAGGTCGGCATGGCGCTCGATGCCCTGTCGGTGGGCGAACTCGAGCAGCGCATTACCCTGCTCGAAGGCGAGATTGTCCGGCTCAAGGCCGCCATCGATGCCCGCGGTCACACACGCAAGGCCGCCGAGGCTGCCTTCAAGTTCTGA
- a CDS encoding DUF2948 family protein, giving the protein MTDLKLLALDDEDLAVISAHVQDAVVRVVDMGYARRDRRFALLMNRYDWTSTAPRSKGLRKRAGLHFDRVEHVAFAGFDPNAPEGVLELLAITFAPGADGVSGVVELTFAGGGTVRLQVECLEARLGDLGAVWAAAAKPAHALD; this is encoded by the coding sequence ATGACCGATCTCAAGCTCCTTGCCCTCGATGACGAAGATCTCGCCGTCATTTCTGCCCATGTGCAGGATGCCGTGGTGAGGGTTGTCGACATGGGCTATGCGCGTCGCGACCGGCGCTTCGCCCTGCTGATGAACCGCTACGACTGGACCAGCACAGCGCCGCGCAGCAAGGGTCTGCGCAAACGGGCAGGCCTGCATTTCGACCGGGTCGAACATGTCGCCTTTGCCGGCTTTGATCCCAATGCGCCCGAAGGCGTGCTGGAGTTGCTGGCCATCACTTTCGCCCCCGGCGCCGATGGCGTTTCGGGCGTAGTGGAACTAACCTTTGCGGGGGGCGGCACGGTGCGCCTTCAGGTCGAATGCCTTGAAGCACGGCTGGGCGATCTCGGGGCCGTCTGGGCTGCCGCCGCCAAACCGGCACACGCGCTGGACTGA
- a CDS encoding ABC transporter transmembrane domain-containing protein → MTDQAVPAENKPEQIIETPRLEPKRLQPLRRLLPFMLAYPVRLGLTILFLLVSASASLAIPAFLGGVIDEGFIAQNLDNVGRYGWWIIAIAFVMAIASGARFYFISVIGERVVADLRQAVFSHLLKLDARYFDTNRVGELTSRLNGDTAIIRGAVGSSFSLALRSMVSIIGALAMMILTSPVLTVAVVIAVPAIIFPVMLYSRRLRGMSRNTQDALADLSAMATEMLGATRTVKSFTQEEVQADIYQTRTEASYGAEVRRLGARSILVSLVIFLGTCALVGLVWWGARAVFDGSVTAGQLAQFMVYALMASGALTNLSEVLGTLQSVAGSMERLTEILDTDAVIRDPEHPIALPKPSLGTVAFEAVDFGYDPASDDRVLRDLSFNVGKGQTVALVGPSGSGKSTTLSLLQRLYDVTSGRILVDGVDIRDTSLFELRQRFAYVEQEPTIFAGSIADNIRFGKPDATEAEIEAASRAALVHDFVLDLPKGYDTIVGERGVMLSGGQKQRLAIARAILKNAPILLLDEATSALDAQSERLVQMALEHLMQGRTTLVIAHRLATIRDADNILVLEAGEVIDQGTHDELVAKGGRYAELAKLQFRAE, encoded by the coding sequence ATGACAGATCAAGCCGTCCCGGCGGAAAACAAGCCCGAGCAGATCATCGAAACGCCCCGGCTTGAGCCGAAACGGCTGCAGCCCCTGCGCCGTCTCCTGCCGTTCATGCTGGCCTATCCGGTGCGCCTTGGCCTTACCATATTGTTTCTTCTGGTGTCGGCATCGGCCTCGCTAGCCATCCCCGCTTTTCTGGGCGGCGTGATCGACGAAGGCTTTATTGCACAGAACCTCGACAATGTCGGCCGCTATGGCTGGTGGATCATTGCCATCGCCTTCGTCATGGCCATTGCCAGCGGCGCGCGCTTCTATTTTATCTCCGTCATCGGCGAGCGCGTCGTTGCCGATCTGCGCCAGGCGGTGTTCTCGCATCTGCTCAAGCTCGATGCGCGCTATTTTGACACCAATCGCGTCGGTGAGCTCACCAGCCGCCTCAATGGTGACACCGCCATCATCCGGGGCGCAGTGGGCTCGAGCTTCTCGCTCGCCCTGCGCTCCATGGTCTCGATCATCGGCGCGCTGGCGATGATGATTCTCACCAGCCCGGTGCTGACCGTGGCTGTCGTCATTGCCGTGCCGGCGATCATCTTCCCGGTTATGCTCTATTCCCGCCGCCTGCGCGGCATGTCGCGCAACACCCAGGATGCCCTGGCCGATCTTTCGGCCATGGCCACCGAAATGCTCGGCGCCACCCGCACGGTAAAATCCTTCACCCAGGAAGAGGTGCAGGCGGACATCTACCAGACGCGCACCGAAGCCAGCTATGGCGCGGAAGTCCGTCGCCTCGGCGCGCGCTCCATTCTTGTGTCGCTGGTCATTTTCCTGGGCACTTGTGCCCTTGTGGGCCTCGTGTGGTGGGGTGCCCGTGCCGTGTTCGACGGCTCCGTCACTGCCGGCCAGCTGGCCCAGTTCATGGTCTATGCCCTGATGGCCTCGGGCGCTCTGACCAATCTCTCAGAAGTTTTGGGCACGCTGCAGTCGGTGGCAGGCTCAATGGAACGTCTCACCGAAATCCTCGATACCGACGCGGTGATCCGCGATCCGGAACACCCGATTGCCCTGCCAAAGCCATCGCTCGGCACTGTCGCCTTCGAGGCCGTCGATTTCGGCTATGACCCGGCCTCCGATGATCGGGTGCTGCGCGACCTCAGCTTCAACGTGGGCAAGGGCCAGACGGTGGCATTGGTTGGCCCCTCGGGATCGGGCAAGTCGACCACGCTTTCGCTGCTGCAGAGGCTCTATGACGTCACCAGCGGCCGTATTCTCGTCGATGGCGTCGATATCCGCGATACCAGCCTCTTCGAGCTGCGCCAGCGCTTCGCCTATGTCGAGCAGGAACCGACGATCTTCGCCGGCTCGATCGCCGACAATATCCGCTTCGGCAAGCCCGACGCCACGGAAGCCGAGATCGAGGCCGCTTCGCGCGCTGCCTTGGTCCATGACTTCGTGCTCGATCTGCCAAAGGGCTATGACACCATCGTCGGCGAACGCGGCGTCATGCTGTCGGGCGGCCAGAAACAGCGCCTCGCCATTGCCCGTGCCATCCTCAAGAACGCGCCCATCCTGCTGCTCGACGAGGCCACTAGCGCGCTCGACGCCCAGTCCGAGCGTCTCGTGCAGATGGCCCTCGAACACCTGATGCAGGGCCGCACCACGCTGGTCATTGCGCACCGCCTCGCCACCATCCGCGACGCCGACAATATCCTGGTTCTCGAAGCCGGTGAGGTCATCGACCAGGGCACCCACGACGAACTCGTCGCCAAGGGCGGCCGTTATGCCGAGCTGGCAAAACTGCAGTTCCGCGCCGAGTAG
- a CDS encoding DUF1465 family protein, translating to MAEQGDSTSAIAIGPRIAASGGFTALYREGMGLIEEVAVYLDEDGREDSRFLPREAAFLYATESMRLTTRLMQIASWLLLQRAVNEGEISRENARAEKEKVKFSATPSERGGPGYDLLPQILRDFIDKGDRLFDRVMQLDQLERGALPDQPAGQTNGIADQFSRLHAAFQAKR from the coding sequence ATGGCGGAACAGGGCGACAGCACATCGGCAATAGCGATCGGACCGCGTATCGCGGCTTCCGGGGGCTTTACGGCGCTCTATCGCGAAGGCATGGGGCTGATCGAGGAAGTTGCCGTCTATCTCGACGAGGACGGGCGCGAAGACAGTCGCTTCCTGCCGCGCGAAGCTGCTTTTCTCTACGCCACCGAATCCATGCGCCTGACCACGCGCCTGATGCAGATCGCCTCCTGGCTTCTGCTGCAGCGCGCCGTCAACGAAGGCGAGATCAGCCGCGAGAACGCCCGCGCCGAAAAGGAAAAGGTCAAGTTTTCCGCCACGCCATCCGAGCGCGGTGGTCCGGGCTATGACCTCCTGCCGCAGATCCTGCGCGATTTCATCGACAAGGGCGATCGCCTGTTCGATCGCGTCATGCAGCTCGATCAGCTCGAACGTGGCGCCTTGCCCGATCAGCCGGCCGGCCAGACCAATGGCATTGCCGATCAGTTCTCCCGCCTGCACGCCGCCTTCCAGGCCAAGCGCTAA
- a CDS encoding thiamine phosphate synthase — MAPQIYLITPADPDLVEFPRRLMAVLAGPEVAAILVQRGTMGDEDYSRLSERVVQIGQAAGAAVLLENDVELARRLGADGVHVSEGGTKAIRAAVDGLKPNGIVGAGAVSSRHDAMSFGELDVDYVFFGPVGGAPDKDAAEFAQWWAETFEIPAVHSDPAAQPGAITATGAEFVALSDSVWSAADPAKALAALADATQENA, encoded by the coding sequence ATGGCTCCCCAAATCTATCTCATTACCCCTGCCGATCCGGACCTTGTCGAGTTTCCGCGCCGTTTGATGGCCGTGCTGGCGGGCCCTGAAGTCGCGGCCATTCTGGTGCAGCGCGGCACGATGGGCGACGAGGACTATTCCCGTCTCTCCGAGCGCGTGGTGCAGATCGGCCAGGCCGCCGGCGCCGCCGTGCTCCTCGAAAATGACGTCGAACTCGCGCGCCGCCTCGGCGCCGATGGCGTTCACGTCAGCGAGGGTGGCACCAAGGCAATCCGCGCCGCCGTCGATGGCCTCAAGCCCAATGGCATTGTCGGCGCAGGCGCCGTGAGCTCGCGCCATGACGCGATGAGCTTCGGCGAACTCGACGTCGATTACGTGTTTTTCGGGCCCGTCGGAGGCGCGCCGGACAAGGACGCCGCCGAATTTGCCCAGTGGTGGGCCGAGACGTTTGAAATTCCGGCAGTCCATTCCGATCCCGCGGCACAACCGGGTGCGATCACGGCCACCGGGGCAGAATTCGTCGCGCTCTCGGACAGCGTGTGGTCTGCTGCCGATCCGGCTAAGGCCCTCGCGGCCCTCGCCGATGCAACACAGGAAAACGCATGA
- a CDS encoding YnfA family protein, which yields MRFTLFFAAAILEIAGCFLVWQAWRQGPVWLWAPALVALGAFAWLLALSGMDSAGRTFAIYGGIYVLASVAFMVWVEGVRPDRWDLAGIMLTLAGAAVIFFAPRS from the coding sequence ATGCGATTTACGCTGTTCTTTGCTGCCGCCATTCTGGAGATCGCCGGGTGCTTTCTCGTCTGGCAGGCGTGGCGGCAGGGCCCGGTGTGGCTCTGGGCCCCTGCCCTTGTCGCGCTGGGCGCCTTCGCCTGGCTCCTCGCCCTCAGCGGGATGGATAGCGCCGGGCGCACCTTCGCCATCTATGGCGGCATCTATGTGCTGGCCTCGGTGGCCTTCATGGTGTGGGTCGAGGGCGTGCGGCCCGATCGCTGGGATCTGGCCGGCATCATGCTGACGCTGGCCGGGGCGGCCGTCATCTTCTTTGCCCCGCGCAGCTGA
- the rpmE gene encoding 50S ribosomal protein L31, whose translation MKSDIHPDYHTINVVMTDGTTYQTRSTYGKEGDTLQLDIDSKTHPAWTGGTGQLMDRGGRVSRFKERFKGLGL comes from the coding sequence ATGAAGTCCGATATCCATCCCGACTACCACACCATCAACGTGGTCATGACCGACGGCACCACCTACCAGACCCGTTCGACCTACGGTAAGGAAGGCGATACGCTGCAGCTCGACATCGACTCCAAGACCCATCCCGCCTGGACCGGCGGCACGGGCCAGCTGATGGACCGCGGTGGTCGCGTGTCGCGCTTCAAGGAGCGCTTCAAGGGTCTCGGCCTCTAA
- a CDS encoding peptidoglycan -binding protein → MAGSTRSRRRQEANYWPGFVDALSSLLLVIIFMLSLFMLTQFFLGQEIQGRDTALSRLNSQIAELTELLQLERASSDDLADQLAALTATLSSTEAENAALAGQLAGIGAGLGDRDSTIAGLQEELLAAEQLSDEANSQVALLNQQLAALRTQIAALENALEASEARDTESRTQIADLGRRLNVALAQRVQDLARYRSDFFGRLRQILEGRADVRVVGDRFVFQSEVLFSAGQATIATEGLPELDALADAILQLEAEIPPDINWVLRIDGHTDKRPISNARFPSNWELSAARAISVAEYLVSKGVAPARLVAAGFGEFAPLDPGETDEAYRRNRRIEFKLTEG, encoded by the coding sequence ATGGCAGGCTCGACCCGCTCCCGCAGGCGGCAGGAGGCCAATTACTGGCCCGGGTTCGTCGATGCGCTGTCCAGCCTTTTGCTGGTCATCATCTTCATGCTCAGCCTGTTCATGCTGACGCAGTTTTTCCTCGGCCAGGAAATCCAGGGGCGCGATACCGCGCTCTCCCGGCTCAACAGCCAGATCGCCGAGCTGACGGAACTGCTGCAGCTCGAGCGCGCCAGCTCCGATGATCTGGCCGACCAGCTGGCCGCTCTGACCGCGACGCTTTCCTCCACCGAAGCCGAGAACGCCGCGCTGGCCGGGCAATTGGCCGGGATCGGCGCCGGGCTGGGCGACCGGGATTCCACCATTGCCGGGCTGCAGGAAGAGTTGCTCGCGGCCGAGCAATTGTCGGACGAAGCCAATTCGCAAGTTGCCCTGCTCAACCAGCAGCTGGCGGCCCTGCGCACGCAGATCGCGGCGCTGGAAAACGCGCTCGAGGCCTCCGAGGCCCGCGACACCGAATCACGCACCCAGATCGCCGATCTCGGGCGCCGCCTCAACGTGGCGCTGGCCCAGCGCGTTCAGGATTTGGCGCGCTATCGCTCCGACTTCTTCGGGCGCTTGCGGCAGATCCTCGAAGGTCGCGCCGATGTGCGCGTCGTGGGTGATCGTTTCGTCTTCCAGTCCGAAGTGCTGTTTTCTGCGGGCCAGGCGACGATCGCCACCGAGGGCCTGCCCGAACTCGACGCGCTGGCCGATGCCATTTTGCAGCTCGAAGCGGAAATACCACCCGATATCAACTGGGTGCTGCGCATCGATGGTCACACCGACAAGCGGCCGATCTCCAATGCCCGCTTCCCGTCCAACTGGGAGCTGTCGGCAGCCCGCGCCATTTCGGTGGCGGAGTATCTCGTCTCGAAGGGCGTTGCACCCGCCCGGCTCGTCGCCGCCGGCTTCGGCGAATTTGCGCCACTTGATCCGGGCGAAACCGACGAAGCCTACCGCCGCAACCGGCGCATCGAGTTCAAGCTCACCGAAGGGTAA
- a CDS encoding class I fructose-bisphosphate aldolase, with translation MTKSLNSIAQKLMETGKGILAADESEGTIAKRFAKINLPNSLDLRRDYREMLFRSTEAMRDYVSGVILTEETLKQEAADGTPFRAILADADCIPGIKVDRGAFPMPGDTGEKITEGLDGLRQRLEQYAHLGAGFAKWRAVITINDIAPTRNNIRANAHSLARYAMLCQEAGIVPIVEPEVVGDGEPGNHSLERCAQVTGDVLENVFKELRLAGVDLAGMLLKPNMVLPGINSRDRPSVEEVARRTVEVLKEHVPAAVPGIAFLSGGQTDEEATAHLSAMNQIGNKPWPLTFSYGRALQNVALRTWAGRRENFPAAQAAFTHRAKMNSLAALGQWSNAIDRAA, from the coding sequence ATGACAAAGTCGCTTAACTCCATCGCCCAGAAGTTGATGGAAACTGGCAAGGGCATCCTGGCCGCCGACGAGTCCGAAGGCACGATCGCCAAGCGTTTTGCCAAGATCAACCTGCCCAATTCGCTCGATCTGCGCCGCGACTATCGCGAGATGCTGTTCCGCTCCACCGAGGCGATGCGCGACTATGTTTCGGGCGTGATTCTCACCGAAGAAACCCTCAAGCAGGAAGCTGCCGACGGCACGCCGTTCCGCGCCATTCTCGCTGATGCCGATTGCATTCCCGGCATCAAGGTCGATCGCGGCGCGTTCCCCATGCCGGGCGATACCGGCGAAAAGATCACCGAAGGTCTTGATGGCCTGCGCCAGCGCCTCGAGCAGTATGCCCATCTGGGTGCCGGCTTTGCCAAGTGGCGCGCCGTCATCACCATCAATGACATCGCCCCGACCCGCAACAATATCCGCGCCAATGCCCACTCGCTGGCCCGCTACGCCATGCTCTGCCAGGAAGCCGGCATCGTGCCGATCGTCGAGCCGGAAGTGGTTGGCGACGGCGAGCCGGGCAATCATTCGCTGGAGCGTTGCGCCCAGGTGACCGGCGACGTGCTCGAGAACGTGTTCAAGGAACTGCGCCTGGCTGGCGTTGACCTCGCCGGCATGCTGCTCAAGCCCAACATGGTGCTGCCGGGCATCAACTCGCGCGACCGTCCGAGCGTTGAGGAAGTGGCGCGCCGTACCGTCGAAGTGCTCAAGGAGCATGTGCCGGCCGCCGTTCCGGGCATTGCCTTCCTCTCCGGGGGCCAGACCGACGAAGAAGCAACGGCCCATCTGTCGGCAATGAACCAGATCGGCAACAAGCCCTGGCCGCTGACCTTCTCCTATGGCCGCGCCCTGCAGAACGTGGCGCTGCGCACCTGGGCCGGCCGCCGCGAGAACTTCCCGGCTGCACAGGCCGCCTTTACCCATCGCGCCAAGATGAACTCGCTGGCTGCGCTGGGCCAGTGGAGCAACGCCATCGATCGCGCTGCCTGA
- a CDS encoding inositol monophosphatase family protein has protein sequence MARSALLTVMVNAAFKAGKSLSRDFNEVENLQVSRKGPADFVSKADIKAEQIVFDELRKARPTYSFLMEEGGEVKGTDGQHTWIIDPLDGTTNFLHGIPLFAVAIALQRGDDIVASVIYNPIMDELYTAEKGGGAWLADRKRLRVAARRHLSDAVISTGIKTQGTSNDGLQLRQLAHINPAVAGIRRSGSIAVDMAWLASGRFDALWEAGLKPWDVAPGLLMVKEAGGLVTDYAGQPGSVWNGQIVAGNEILHGAMMKELKAIQ, from the coding sequence ATGGCGCGTTCCGCCCTTCTCACCGTCATGGTCAACGCAGCCTTCAAGGCCGGCAAATCGCTGTCTCGCGACTTCAACGAGGTCGAGAACCTGCAGGTGTCGCGAAAAGGTCCGGCCGATTTCGTCTCCAAGGCCGACATCAAGGCCGAGCAGATCGTCTTTGACGAACTGCGCAAGGCGCGCCCGACCTATTCCTTCCTGATGGAAGAAGGCGGCGAGGTGAAGGGCACCGACGGCCAGCATACCTGGATCATCGATCCGCTCGATGGCACCACCAATTTCCTGCATGGCATTCCGCTGTTTGCGGTCGCCATCGCACTGCAGCGCGGCGACGATATTGTCGCCTCGGTGATCTACAACCCAATCATGGATGAGCTCTATACCGCCGAAAAGGGCGGTGGGGCCTGGCTCGCCGACCGCAAGCGCCTGCGCGTTGCGGCCCGCCGCCACCTGTCCGATGCGGTGATCTCCACAGGCATCAAGACCCAGGGCACGTCCAATGACGGCCTGCAGTTGCGCCAGCTGGCCCATATCAACCCGGCCGTCGCCGGCATCCGCCGCTCCGGCTCGATCGCGGTCGACATGGCCTGGCTCGCCTCCGGCCGCTTTGACGCGCTTTGGGAAGCCGGTCTCAAGCCCTGGGACGTGGCGCCGGGCCTGCTCATGGTCAAGGAGGCCGGTGGCCTCGTCACCGACTACGCCGGCCAGCCCGGTTCGGTCTGGAACGGCCAGATCGTCGCTGGCAATGAAATCCTGCATGGCGCCATGATGAAAGAACTCAAGGCCATCCAGTAA
- a CDS encoding IS1182 family transposase gives MLKKPSPEQTALEMVTLDGLVPKDHLLRKIDAVIDFSFIHDRVAGLYCADNGRPALDPTLMFKALFIGYLFGVRSERQLVREIEVNVAYRWFLRMKLTDRVFDASTLSQNRRRRFNDTDVAQDIFDHIVEQAIRHGLVDGSVLYTDSTHLKANANKGKYDLQMIEKSRSDYWADLDRAIEAERALHGQKPLKDKEREPQVKETKVSRTDPDAGYMVREGKPKGFFYLDHRTVDGRHAIITDTHVTPANVHDSIVYLDRLDRQRQRFDFDVQAVGLDAGYATSGIANGLEARGILGVTGYRNPTPPRPGMMRKSKFAYDSAQDGYVCPQGQLLAYATTDRNGYRHYRSDPKICCDCPLLASCTSNAAATRTITRHVWADARERTDRHRLTPWGKAIYKRRKETVERSFADAKQLHGHRYARFRSLTRVAYQCLLAAAAQNIKKIALALTKAPKPSLA, from the coding sequence ATGTTGAAGAAACCCAGCCCTGAACAGACTGCCCTCGAGATGGTGACGCTCGATGGTCTGGTGCCGAAGGATCATTTGCTGCGCAAGATCGACGCGGTGATCGACTTTTCGTTTATTCATGATCGCGTCGCGGGGCTCTATTGCGCCGACAATGGCCGGCCCGCGCTTGATCCGACCTTGATGTTCAAGGCGCTCTTCATCGGCTACCTGTTTGGCGTGCGCTCCGAGCGCCAGCTGGTGCGCGAGATCGAGGTCAATGTCGCCTATCGCTGGTTCTTGCGCATGAAGCTGACGGATCGGGTGTTTGACGCCTCGACCCTGTCGCAGAACCGGCGCCGACGCTTCAACGACACGGATGTGGCGCAGGACATCTTTGATCACATCGTCGAGCAGGCGATCCGCCACGGACTGGTGGATGGTTCGGTGCTTTATACGGATTCGACCCATCTGAAGGCCAATGCCAACAAGGGCAAATATGATCTGCAGATGATCGAAAAGTCGCGCTCGGACTATTGGGCCGATCTCGACCGGGCGATCGAGGCAGAGCGGGCGCTGCATGGCCAAAAGCCCTTGAAGGACAAGGAGCGTGAACCGCAGGTCAAGGAAACCAAGGTCTCGCGCACCGACCCGGACGCCGGCTACATGGTGCGCGAGGGCAAGCCGAAGGGGTTCTTCTATCTCGATCATCGTACCGTCGATGGTCGCCATGCGATCATCACCGACACGCATGTGACGCCCGCCAATGTGCATGACTCGATCGTCTATCTCGACCGGCTGGATCGGCAGCGCCAGCGTTTCGACTTCGACGTTCAGGCCGTCGGGCTTGATGCCGGCTATGCCACGTCGGGCATCGCCAACGGGCTGGAGGCGCGCGGAATTCTGGGTGTCACCGGTTATCGCAACCCCACACCGCCGCGCCCTGGCATGATGCGCAAATCAAAGTTTGCCTATGACAGCGCGCAAGACGGCTATGTCTGCCCGCAGGGCCAGTTGCTTGCCTATGCCACCACAGATCGCAACGGCTATCGCCACTATCGTTCGGATCCAAAGATCTGCTGCGATTGCCCATTGCTTGCTTCCTGCACCTCCAACGCTGCCGCAACCCGTACGATCACCCGCCATGTCTGGGCCGACGCACGCGAGCGCACCGATCGGCATCGGCTGACGCCTTGGGGCAAGGCGATCTACAAGCGCCGCAAGGAGACGGTCGAGCGCTCCTTTGCCGACGCCAAACAGCTTCACGGACACCGCTATGCAAGGTTCCGAAGTCTGACACGCGTCGCCTACCAGTGCCTCCTGGCCGCCGCCGCCCAAAACATCAAGAAAATCGCCCTCGCGCTAACCAAAGCCCCCAAACCAAGCCTCGCATGA
- a CDS encoding flagellar motor protein MotA, translated as MSQGYDPYHLASPTVYLVKIVIFLVLVALVGAILFTQITSFFWANPFINSMIFFALFVGIFLSFRQIFRLFPEVKWVNSLQDGTTTNVRPPILLAPVAGLLRERIGEAIITPSSMRSILDSVGNRLDEAKDTSRYLTGLLVFLGLMGTFYGLLETVTSVAGVINALDVTSSDSGALFANLKEGLAAPLGGMGTAFSSSLFGLAGSLVLGFLDLQTSQAQNAFYTDLEDWMTSMTELDHPVSAMQANAGGPDMQAMIDSIGATMQSQNSSQNAIRAMAELARGIDGLVKHIRTEQDDLRRYINEQGETNKKLRDLIKAMLNEADQTERRD; from the coding sequence ATGTCGCAAGGTTACGATCCCTATCATCTGGCCAGTCCGACGGTTTATCTCGTCAAGATCGTGATCTTTCTGGTGCTGGTGGCGCTGGTGGGGGCGATCCTGTTCACCCAGATCACGAGCTTTTTCTGGGCCAACCCGTTCATCAACTCGATGATCTTCTTTGCCCTGTTCGTGGGCATCTTCCTCAGTTTCCGCCAGATTTTCCGGCTGTTCCCGGAAGTGAAATGGGTCAATTCCCTCCAGGACGGCACCACCACCAATGTGCGCCCGCCGATTCTGCTGGCGCCGGTTGCCGGCCTTTTGCGCGAGCGCATCGGTGAGGCGATCATTACGCCCTCCTCCATGCGTTCCATCCTCGACTCAGTGGGCAATCGCCTCGACGAGGCCAAGGACACGTCGCGCTATCTCACCGGCCTTCTGGTCTTCCTCGGCCTCATGGGCACGTTTTACGGTCTGCTTGAAACCGTGACCTCGGTGGCTGGCGTCATTAATGCGCTGGACGTGACCTCGAGCGACAGCGGCGCGCTGTTTGCTAATCTCAAGGAAGGCCTTGCGGCCCCGCTGGGCGGCATGGGCACCGCGTTCTCCTCCTCGCTGTTCGGCCTTGCCGGCTCGCTGGTTCTGGGCTTTCTCGACCTCCAGACAAGCCAGGCGCAGAACGCTTTCTACACCGATCTCGAAGACTGGATGACCTCCATGACCGAGCTCGACCATCCTGTCAGTGCCATGCAGGCCAATGCCGGCGGCCCGGACATGCAGGCGATGATCGACAGCATCGGCGCCACCATGCAGAGCCAGAATTCCTCCCAGAACGCGATCCGTGCCATGGCCGAGCTGGCCCGCGGCATCGACGGGCTGGTCAAGCATATCCGCACCGAGCAGGACGATCTCCGGCGCTATATCAACGAGCAGGGCGAAACCAACAAGAAGCTGCGCGACCTGATCAAGGCCATGCTCAACGAGGCCGACCAGACCGAGCGCCGGGACTAG
- a CDS encoding tetratricopeptide repeat protein, whose translation MTRRARFLAIACLCLVQPAVAQSSDAEAISNAVFGTPENVDYAFGAFQRGYFLSALELALPRAEQGDAAAQTLIAELYAKGLGVAQNHERAAGWYKLAAGNGDTLATFELGILYQDGVGVEKDRKRAAELFAKAAEAGYAPAKYNMALLHVEGIYAEPSLTTAARLMREAAEAELPEALYDYGSMLIEGAGVAPNAEEGARYIGLAAEEGLADAQVDYATLLYLGQGIERDIEAAASWYLRAAEAGNPVAQNRLSKLMAVGEGTTLDLETAAMWRALARRQGLTDPSLDRLLVSIPPEALARAEERARFWPENPPRAQTESASPPPAEIIGPLLPAPTDPENAPSQVVNPAPEEAAPAADETPESSAEDPADEAPEAETTPAEDEAEAQDP comes from the coding sequence ATGACGCGGCGCGCCCGCTTCCTGGCCATCGCCTGCCTCTGCCTCGTGCAGCCGGCCGTGGCGCAGTCGAGTGATGCCGAGGCGATCAGCAATGCCGTGTTCGGCACGCCCGAAAATGTCGATTACGCCTTTGGGGCTTTCCAGCGGGGCTATTTCCTCTCCGCCCTCGAGCTGGCGCTGCCACGCGCCGAACAGGGCGACGCGGCCGCGCAGACGCTGATCGCCGAGCTTTATGCCAAGGGCCTTGGCGTCGCGCAGAACCACGAGCGTGCTGCCGGCTGGTACAAGCTGGCCGCGGGCAATGGCGACACGCTGGCGACTTTCGAGCTCGGCATTCTCTACCAGGATGGTGTGGGCGTCGAAAAAGATCGCAAGCGCGCTGCCGAGCTGTTCGCCAAGGCGGCTGAAGCCGGTTATGCGCCGGCAAAATACAATATGGCCCTCCTTCATGTGGAGGGCATTTATGCCGAGCCGAGCCTCACTACCGCGGCGCGGCTGATGCGCGAGGCGGCCGAGGCCGAGCTGCCCGAAGCGCTCTATGATTACGGCTCGATGCTGATCGAGGGCGCGGGCGTCGCGCCAAATGCCGAAGAGGGCGCGCGCTATATCGGGCTTGCCGCCGAAGAAGGCCTCGCCGATGCGCAGGTCGACTATGCCACCCTGCTCTATCTCGGCCAGGGCATCGAACGCGATATTGAAGCGGCGGCGTCCTGGTATCTGCGCGCTGCAGAAGCGGGCAATCCCGTGGCGCAAAACCGCCTGTCCAAGCTGATGGCCGTGGGCGAAGGCACGACACTCGATCTGGAGACTGCGGCCATGTGGCGCGCACTGGCGCGTCGGCAGGGTCTGACCGATCCTTCGCTCGACCGCCTGCTGGTCTCCATCCCCCCCGAGGCGCTGGCCCGGGCCGAGGAGCGCGCCCGCTTCTGGCCAGAAAACCCGCCGCGCGCCCAGACGGAAAGCGCCAGCCCGCCGCCAGCCGAGATCATCGGCCCGCTGTTGCCGGCGCCGACCGATCCCGAAAACGCGCCGAGCCAGGTGGTCAACCCTGCGCCCGAGGAAGCCGCCCCGGCGGCCGATGAGACGCCCGAGAGCAGCGCCGAGGACCCGGCAGACGAAGCGCCCGAAGCCGAAACCACACCGGCCGAGGACGAAGCAGAGGCCCAAGACCCTTGA